TTATTAACATCATAAAAGTCAGCAACCATCCTAGCATTTGTATGGAGTTTTCACCACGCAAATTCATTATGAAaattattttcataatttaaaTCCTTTTATTTGAGATAATATCTTTCGGATATTATTAGATAAAAGTGTGACTTTATTACAGACCGTGTCCATGCCCTAATGAATCAGATCAAGGAAGCAGAAGCCAGAACTGAAGTTATTTTTTGAACCTTTTTTCAGATAAAGAATTAACCTGACCTTCTATATCCACAAGGTTACATAAGTGCTTAGATTCTGAACCTTAAATGCGGGATTTAACAAAACAAGAGAAAAGCTAGAaaacaaatcaagaaagctaGAAGGCTAAgcttcaatcttcttcttcgttCCGTTCCATCCTTGCAACATCTTTGCGCAAACACCAATTCATCACATCTCTCGTTTACTTAAAAACTTGATGTGTGGATCATCTATTACCTGTCAAATCTCTTCTTCCCTCCACACTGACCATGATGGCCCTCCCAAGGACTCCATAGCTACACCCCGGTAGGAGAACAACATCAAAGATACCGCCGTCGCCCGAATATACAATTCAGTTCTTCGGTTTTCACCTGGAGAAATCCAAGGAGGAGAACGATGCACCATGGCACCGTCGTTGACGGCAGTGATCGAAGACCGAGCAAGACTTTTATCCGAGAACTTGCACAACCTGGCGATCACCCACCTCTAGCATCTGCCACCACAAAGAAGCAGACAACATTGACCGCGGGCCGTCCTACTAGCTGCGGCCATCGCCATGGTGCGGGACGCTGGGCCGGGCATGGCGCCGCCACCATGGTCCATCGGAAGAGGAGAGCCCGGACTAAGCCGAGCCATTGCAAACCTTCTAACACCTCTTGTGCCACGATCTACCCAGATCATGGCTAGCCGGATCTAGACGCCAGCTTCCTCACACCGGCATGTCGCCGAGGTGTCACCAGTCACCACCACCTCACGCGAGGATGCCGCTCCCACCATGGCACCCTGTACGCCCCGCGCCGCAGCCGGCCACCTGCAGgtcgccgcaccgccgcgcctGCGAGCCACCAATGCCGCCACACCCTAAACTGACAAGGATCTAAGGAGCTGGTGCGGCAACCCTCGCCTCCACTGCCTATAACCGCAGACAACGCCCAGCCACACGAGGCGCGCCGATGCCGGGCAAGCCACCAGCCCGTGACCATCTTCATCGCTGAGCCACCTCCTCATGCACACACAAGCAGCATGACAAACCAGATCCAACCGGCACCGTACCGGATCTGAGGCCCCtcgggctccgccgccgccatggcagtTCAGACAGCCGCCTCCGCCCAATACCATCTGAGGATGGGGAAGGAGCcatgccgccgccctcctcgcggGCCGCACGGGCTTCCGCTGGCCTGCTcgtgcggcggcacggcggggcgggTCGTTGGTGGAAGGTGGCGGCTAGGTTTGAGCGGGCGCCCGAGTCACCTGCCTGGAGGTTTGTACACCTAATACATTGTTGATGATGTGGTTTGTCTTGGGCATTGAGGTACACCCtctatctctctcctctccaTGTTTTTCCGACACTTCGGTTGGTGTTTGCTTGGATTGATCTCTTACGTTCGAAAACTAGCCAACAATAGCGAGGTGTTTGCTATGAATCTATGATCTTTAAGCTCTTGGCAGgcagtcccggctctgatagtAAGGCTGTGTGTTAGttccgttgcaaaaaattttttttaaaggaatcttactagtttgaagtactaaatgaagtctatttacaaaactttttgcacagatggattgtaaatcgcgagacgaatctaatgatgctaattaatctataattaatcaataattagcggatggttactgtagcatcactgttgcaaatcatgaatcaaataggctcattagattcgtctcgcgatttacagtccatccatataaaaagttttataaataaattttatttagtactccatacatatatTGAAATATTTAATATGacgtttttttgtgtttacgggattTACGGGGTCAGAGCCTAAATCCGAAGCAGCGGTGGCACCCTCTTTCATTGGTTAAGCCGTTCAGGTGACCTTTTTTATGGCTATGGGCCCATCTCATTGTGGATACGTCTGATCTCGGCCGTCGATTTTGCCAGCGATGGATCGGGCGGCTGAGATGTACCCAGCCGAGTTCTTGAATACGAACACGTGATGAAGTGGGCACAAGCCGATGTGGATACGGGATACGGGTTCTGACCGACTGGCGGGCTCTCGATCCAGCATGCTTACAAAGCACCATAAATGCCGTCATTAATACCAGAAGGTGTCCGGGCCCATTCCCTCCACTTACCCCTCCTCTCCAATAGACCAACACTGCACCATTTGGGAGCTGCGCAGTCTACCACCCTCACTGCTTAAACACTCTCGCCtcccatctcttcttcctccttctccaacccctccccctcccggcCCCCCATCCCCCTCTCTGCACGACCACGACGCCATGATCCATGAACTTCAAGAAGAGGAGGATGCAGATAGGTACTGCGTAGGTAGGACGCCATAGGAGCTACACAGCTAGATAGGCAGATAGCAGCGGAGCAGCAACGCTGCCAGCCAGCAGGAAGGGGGATGTACAAGAACCAGCTGCAGGAGCTGGCGCAGAGGAGCTGCTTTAGCCTTCCGTCGTACGTGTGCACGCGGGAGGGCCCCGACCACGCGCCGTGCTTCCGGGCCGCCGTCACCTTCAACGGCGAGACCTTCGAGGGCCCCAGCGGCTGCACCACGCTCCGCCAGGccgagcacgccgccgccgaggtcgcCCTCGCCCGCCTCTCCCTCCGCGGGCCCTCCACCTCGCTCGCCGCCCGGGTCCTCGTAAGTCACCCCCGCTCGACGATCTTCGCGTGCTCTCTTGCTTCTTCGGCGTGACGCCAGCCCGttggaatggaatggatgcgTGCCCGCAGGATGAGACGGGGGTGTACAAGAACCTGCTGCAGGAGACCGCGCACCGGGCCGGGCTGAAGCTGCCGGCGTACACCACGGTGCGCTCGGGCCCGGGCCACTCGCCGGTGTTCGCCTCCACGGTGGAGCTCGCTGGCATGAGCTTCGCGGGCGACCCCGCCAGGACCAAGAAGCAGGCGGAGAAgaacgccgccatggccgcctggTCTTCCCTCAAACGGAGTGCGTAAACCAGCCAACCCCGAAAAGTCAAATCTCGCGCGGATCTTTGCGAGTCGCGGAGCATTATTGACAGTCCAGAGCACCTTGACGGACTCTCATTCTTGCAGTGCCAGAGGCGCGCAAGAAgccgggcgccggcgacgagcaggaCCACGTCATCGTCGCCAGAGTTCTCGCCGCGCTGAAGCCTCGAGGCGACGTCGGCgacggcaaggcggcggcgcctctgCCGAAGCAGTGCGGCACCGGCTCGTCTCCCTCTGCTCTTCCGAACCCGCCGATGTACAGACAACAATGGCGGCCTCGGAACACTCCTGCTCGGCCGCAGCCGCCGGTCGGGCCCAGGATCCTGCCTCCCCTGCACCTGCTGCACCAACCGGCGTCGAGCTCcagggacgccgcggcggcggagctggtgCGCATGCTGGAGAGGGCCATCGTGAGGGACAGGGCCGCCTCGGAGgcactcccgccgccgccgccgtgctacTACGCGCCCGCGTCGGCGTACCGCCACGACGCCGCGCCGAGCTCCTTCGCCGCGGGCGGGTTCCACGCGCCGGCTGTTAGCGTGCGGTCGGTGATCCCGGtgtgcgccgccccgccgccggtcaaGGAGGGACGGAATGGCCCAGCGACATCCTCGGATCCAGGCAAGAGGGTGTGAGCTCGTGGCCAGCTTTTGAAGCGCATGATGAGTCTGGTTCTGTTCTCGCAGCGCAGGGGAATTTTGATCACAACTTTCTCTGTACAAAATTAAGCCGTGTACGAGGTCAACCACgcatctctctccctccctctctcccggTCTCCCCCCTCCGTCCGCTGGTTCGACCATGATCTGGATGGTGAGATCTTCAGGGTTCCGAAAGGCAGTCATGGCCTCCATGCCCCTGAGGCCATGGAGACGTTTTAGATGGATGAACATATGATATAGCTGTACTACTGTTCCCGCATGTGTTCCGGAGCTTCAGTAGAAGCCATTCTCCGTGTTAACCAGCTAGCGTATCATCTCGTTGGCCCTGCATACATGTCTCGCCATGTACAAAAGTTCACGTCGTATACATCTCCCTTTTTCTGAAGCTGATCTGTGCTTTTCTGCCTCGTTAAAATCATCACGATTTCATTTCTTACTTGAAAACTCCTAACTACTAGTGTAGTGGGCTTTTTGGGTACCCACAGCcaggtggcggaacgcacccgtcttttccccgagggggagtactcggggaagtgctaagctattaggccgatctagcttagGGGGAaaaacacaagaacacacggatttagagtggttcggaccgccggagcgtaataccctacatccactgtatGGTGTATTGCACTGggaatgaatgagtctatctTCTACCCCCAAGTCTCCCTTTGGACTTgaggctttctccaaccattccccccatccaacccccccaaacgtactatttactatattttactacctccaaaagattcctcctcctaaaactccttctctccaaccattcctcaCATATCTATTCCccatatatactatcactcattaactaactatttatttaatgtttttgaattttaaaaaaacatacagtatttgtactgtcataatacgcattattatcgtgttacggggctcaaacgggattaatatcacgaagaaacggtgtgattagagatatagggggagttggaaCTCACCCTATACgtggggggagtttcaactccccccgtatatagggggagctgtggggggagccgttggagcgctcgctccccccaaagcccccctacgtagggtggggggcGTTATACGGTATGCCCTTGGAGCAAGCCTGAGCTttcctctaacgggcgtctctcttttatagagcaaggaaggacgcgtacacaggcgtcggaccccgacaggtgggcccaacaaggatgtatattttactagacagtagtggtgctatagtgatggagaatctcttgccggatacacttcatcgtcctgtagactctctggccgaggggggtcttctcctgtctcatcggcgaggcgcctgttgaggtagtgtaggttgTGGCGTatactgttgggtctaccgtgtaggcgttatgatactccgtcgccgagttgtcgtgtctaattggtgtagcagactgacgtgcgtggcatgagtggcgccagcggctgtacagtgtaccttggtaacgcacggtcaacagtacagcctggcgaaagtctcctcgggctctgctgtgtcAGAGCGCTCTTAACGCCtcccgtattgaatgcggtaggtggccaagtcttctcgaggaagcttggcagccgcgcgcgtatctgcgtctgcggacacgtggcggctccggaccccccaggcggggtgtctgttccctcccggaTAGGGGTCTGGATAGTttatggggtcccggaccccgtggggggtccggggcccctGGCCGTTTTGGCCCTGAGCGCTTTCTTCttcaggacacgtggtgacaccggac
This portion of the Panicum virgatum strain AP13 chromosome 2N, P.virgatum_v5, whole genome shotgun sequence genome encodes:
- the LOC120661190 gene encoding double-stranded RNA-binding protein 3-like, producing MYKNQLQELAQRSCFSLPSYVCTREGPDHAPCFRAAVTFNGETFEGPSGCTTLRQAEHAAAEVALARLSLRGPSTSLAARVLDETGVYKNLLQETAHRAGLKLPAYTTVRSGPGHSPVFASTVELAGMSFAGDPARTKKQAEKNAAMAAWSSLKRMPEARKKPGAGDEQDHVIVARVLAALKPRGDVGDGKAAAPLPKQCGTGSSPSALPNPPMYRQQWRPRNTPARPQPPVGPRILPPLHLLHQPASSSRDAAAAELVRMLERAIVRDRAASEALPPPPPCYYAPASAYRHDAAPSSFAAGGFHAPAVSVRSVIPVCAAPPPVKEGRNGPATSSDPGKRV